From the genome of Triticum aestivum cultivar Chinese Spring chromosome 1A, IWGSC CS RefSeq v2.1, whole genome shotgun sequence:
CAAATGGCACCTTTTGCATTACATTAACGCATCAGTCGTCGGATGTTTGCAAACGTTCCTTCTATTACGGGCAGTAAACTCTGCCATAATCTAGTTGTTCCTGAAAAAATCAAACACCCCAATCAAGTTGCTCAGACGCATACAGAAGGTGTGCTCACAGGGTCGGATGGTGCTGGACTCGGGGGCATCCAGGAGGAAGAGGCTCCCCACACCTTGCTTCTTCATCCATCGTTGTCGAGGACGGGGATGAGGCATCAGCATGAGCGAACCCACTGCCGAGTCCAACAGAGGCATGTGGAAGCGACCACCCCCGCGCTAGACCACGGGGAAGCAAGGCGCAGCTCGGCGTAGCGTGTAGGTGCTGCATGCCCGACTTGAATCCTGCTCTCCCCGGCTGCCACCTCACAGCTCTCGATGGAGTTGGCAGGCGAGGACCACGTTGGCAAGGCGTGGAGACCACGACCGGGGGAAGATTCAGAGGCCTACACGCTACCCCGCGGATCCATCCCCGGCGTGCCACCTCTGTGATCCGCGGCCAACACCACCACTCGTCCACACCAGACCCTCGCAACccctcgccaccaccgcggacCAGCGATCCAAGCCTGCACCATGGACGCCGGTGAGCCATTCTCCTCGGACCTGGCTCAACGGCCAGGGCTGCCACCGGGAGCTCGCCTTACAGCCTTAGTGCTCCACCAGCGGGAACTTGCCGCACCCCGCACGAGGCACGAGGGACTGGAGGTTGATGACGATATCGACCGTGCCCCGTCGACCCGGATCTCGCTGGTATTTGTGCAGCAGATGGAGTCATGAGGGAGCCCTTTGGGGAGCACGACGACGCGGGTGGGAGAGGATTGGAGCGGGCTGCTCgccggggaagggaaggaaagggcaGAAGGCTGGGGCGGTGGGATCTGGATCGGAATGGAGAGCGACTAGTGATGGAAAACGACTAGCGAGGGGAGAGAGACGGGGTGGAAATAACCAAAGCCCACAACCTGAGCATAGCACAAGGccggagaaaaaaaatagaaactacaAAAAAGAAAGCACGAACCGTTCCTGGGGTAGGTACTTCATCAGTAGCTCGGAACCGTTCATGGGCCAAGAACCTTAGTCACGTGGGCCGAGGTCTGCGCCGCGCCAGAAATACCAGCCTACCACTGAGCCTACTGGCCTAACAGGGGAGACCGTGGCCCACTTTGCTCTATATGAGGAAATAAAAGTGAAGCACCTAAAATGCAAGAAATATAAAGAGGGAAAGAAAGTGGACCATATCCCAATGCAAACATGTGGCCTTGATTGCAATCTTTCCAGAGAAACACAATAGCTTtgcttttccctatatatataggaCCGCTAAAGTGAGCCTGAGCGTAAACTCCTTATTCTACGTGCTGGTCCATCATTCAAGCACGCCCCGCTCCAAGTAAACCGGTTTGCCTAATCAATCCAGCCAGTACTTGGCGTGGTCGTAATGGGCTAACATAACATGGTAATGGGTCTAGTTCGCATCCCCCCGATGGTAACCAAGAGGAAGCTAGTAATGATCCCTCAAAATAAGAGGAAGCTAGTAATGAAGTGGTAATGGAACATGAATACGTTACTACATTTGCTATTCCTTTTTACCCTCCCATGATTAGTGAACTAAGCCACGTGATGGAGGTGGCCTGCATGGCAATGGTAATGGATAGTAAAACAATTactatatttttaatttttttacccTCACATGATCAGGGAATGAGAGTCACGAGACGAGTGTGAGCGTGGGAGTCGTAACAAAAATTAAATCATTTACTATATTTCCTATATGGTTTTACCCTCACATGATTAGAGCAGAGCCACGGGACGGAGGTTGAGTGCATGGGAGTGGTAATGAAATTAAATCCATTACTATATTTGCTATTCTTTTTTACGTACCCACAGGTGATTAAAGATAGGTGGGAATGCACAGGGAGACCGACGCGTAGAATTAGAGGTTTGCGCTCTcgcttagtgtgtgtgtgtgtatatatatatatagtgtatgGACCTTTTTGGAGTACTAGacaaggtagaataaatcctatGCTATCACATATTTCTTAAATACCGTGATCCTCTGACATCCCCCCACGGTCACAATGTGAGCGGCGCGGATGGAGACACTAGAGAAAAAACCAAAGGTTGTAAACCAACGTATTGACATCGCGCCGCAGTCAGAACCGTCGATGCGTCGCGGATGTTGTGGCtggacacactactaggaaaaaccctagTAGCAGCATGGGGTAAAGCCCTAGCAGTAGAGCGGGGGCCCACTCTACTGCTAGCGCGCTAGCTATAACTAccttttagtagtagcgcggggtacaAACCCGCGCTACCGCTACTTAGTAGCACGGGTTtgtaccccgcgctactgctaactttggcTGTAGCGTGGGCCCAGACCCAGTGCTACTACTAAGCTTGTGTAGCAACAACGCAGTCCTGCGCTGCTGCTAGGTCCTTACCCCGCGTTGCTACTAGGGTTTCTGTAGTTTTTCTTTTGGCTTCACATACACAATATTTATACAGGTTTTAACGGTATACACATACGATGAAACTATGTGAGATAGTACTGATCATAGTGCTCCAACATAAGCATAAGCAAGTTGATCCATAGTTTAATTAGTTCTCAATTGAGCGTCTTTTAATGCATTACGTATGATCAACACCATGTGAGATAAGAGATATGTTGTGTACTTTTTGTCAGCTAAGATTTCTTCTGTAGCTTAATTGGTGCTAATTAACATAGAAACTTAAAAAATGTGTTGAATCGTTTGGTACTAATTGTTGTTCTCAATTGGTGCTAATCATCATTCTCATTTTTTGGTAATCGCCATTCTAACTTTCATAATTATACATGACCACCTTATATTTTAGGGCTACTTCAATCATCAGGTAGGTGGAATTCCAGTGGTTAGGAATATCAATGTATTGAATACCCTTTTTCAGTTATACCTAAATTGGTAGCAAGCACATCGAATGGCTAGATACATGGTGGTGAAAAATCAATGTGCCTTATCATGCAATTTTTTTCCAGTTTATAACCACTAGCTACATATTATAGGCTAGTTCAGTCAAAAAGAGTCAAAACGATTGATGATAACATATTTATACTAGACATTGAATACCATTTTTATGTCTTACAACATTAACCCCATTTTGCAGTATGAGTTAAATTTTAACAATTATACAATTTAGAAGGATATTGATACAAAGTGCTAAAGTGAACTCTACTTCAGTGGAGATTGTGTCTTCTTTTTTACTGAAACATTTTTGGACTCGAATTTTACGTAAATCTAAGCAAGTAAAAATTACATGAAAAAATCACTTCAATCTATGGAATAAATTACATGACTTAGATTATTTGACATGCTTATAATTATatatgtttttttgtgtttaagaGGTAAATACACTGACAATCTTAGAACTTGCACGCAATGGTCAGTTTGGtgcataaacttgtaaaatacgtgtttCTGGTCCGTGAACTTGTATGAAGGTGCAATACGATCACTTTTTTCGTATGCGGGGTATCCAATGCATACTTGGCATACCAGCATGGTgagggcccacagtcagtggcagGTAGCAGCAAATGCGCTGGTGCACatctttttttttgcggaaaacaCCTTTGATCTTTATTTATTTACATAAATAATCCCTCATAAATGAAAAATGTTGGGACAAGTGAGATTCGAACCCACAATGACGGCTGCTACGTGCCCCGCATTGATGGCCACCAGACCACATGCGGCTTTTTAAACATTTTTTTTACTATTTGGTTTTCCACGGGCgttccttagggcatctccagccgcgcccccaagacGGCCCCTGAAGCCTTTTTTTTATCATCGGCGAGTAAAAATCCTCCCACCGCAACCCCAGAGTCACGTTTTTCGCCGGATCAGACGAAAATCACGGCCGGCGCTCGCGAGGGAAACTCAGCAAACCGGGATGCAGCTGGGGCGCCGGCGCTATATTTTAGCCGCGAAAGGCCCACTGCCAGCctctaatctctctctctctctctctctctctcctttttctggCTAGGCCCACCACGTGAGGCATGCAAAAAAAGACAACGCGGAGAAGCCGCAAGTGGCCGGCCCCGGCCGCTGGCCCCGCGCCGCGCCTCCTCGGAGCAGCTTCACGCCGCCGGCCCCGCGCCGCGCCTCCCCGGagaagcttcacgccgccggcccGATCGCCAGTAGCCAGCCCCCGCAGGCCTCCGTGCGCTACCGAGCCCGTCACCGGAGCAGCTCTCTCCTCCACGGGCGGCCCCGGCACCGGGCACGCCGGCCACAGGCGGCCCCGGCCCCAAGCATGGCGACCACGGCCGGCCCCGAGCGGCCCCGGCCCGGAGCCACGCACCGGCGGGCGCAACCTTGAGCCTCACACGGGCACGGCACGGCTGGCGGCGGCCAGCGGGGAGCCGGGGCGGGCGGGATGGGCGGACGGGGGCGGCGCGGCCATGCGGGGGCACGCCAAGTAGTTGTTGCAGGGCGCGTGCGTCGCGCTGGAGCGCATCCACCATGCGCCATACCACCGTCCAGTAGTTGGAGCACGGAGGCAAAGAAGACGCGGAGACGGTGGCGGGGCCATCCACGCGGCCCCGCAGTGCGCCGGCGAGCAGCACCAGCGTCCCCTCTCGAAGAAGCTTCGCGATTCAAGCGCCGGGCGCGCGGCCACGACGCGGCGTAGGCCGAGCCCCGCGCCGcggccacgtcctcctcctccggcagggcCGAGCCACGCCCATCCGCAGGCTGGCTCTCGTGGTGATCTGCAACGTGGGGCGCCTACTCGGAGGGCCGGGCCTCGCTGATGGACGCGGGCGGTGCGCGAGCTCCTCCTGGCATCGCTGGCCGCGGCGGGGCACTGGGCATCGGTGCTCTTCCTCGCTGCGCGCCACGCGCTCGTGAACCTTCGAGCTGCCGCCACGCGTCCTGCTCGTCGAGGTGCAGAGATGCTTGGGGTGGAGGCGGCTGGAAAAATTTGCCACCCAGACTCAAAAAATCCGCCGATGCCTCCCCAGGAGGCCGAAAAAACACCTCCTGGGGGgcacaacggctggagatgctcttagctttTGGACCCaacaaatttttgaaaaaaaatttgcaCAAAAAACGCGTTTCTTTTTCTTCTGCGAGAGGCGCAGTTTTGCTTTCATGAGAGGCGCGGTTTTGCTTTCATGAGAGgcgcggttttgctttcgcgagaggcatggccaTGCCTCTCGAAAATGGAAAAAAGAcacatttttttttggtttttttccttccgcgaggggcacggttttgcttccgcgagaggcatggttgtgcttttcgtgagaggcacgaccgtgcctctttcgaaaagggggaaaaacgtgctcccggttcggtttttgtGTCCAACTTTTTGtccggtttttttgtgatttttttgtcaaaacttatcaacatgggatctagttttgaaaatctcgacgTGAGAAATTCAATGATGAAAATAGTTCGAAATTtaaacgcacggtttaagagataaaatattttgaataaagggatgaaaaaaaaaagaaaaacttccAGGTTACGATAAGTGACGCGCATAAAGTGCGCCACTTTTCGCAAACTAAGAAGATGGGAGTGATCTTTGGAAAGAGTACTCCTTAATCAGTTATTTCGCGGGAATGTGCGTGCGTTAAGAAGGGAGCTTGGGTTGGGCTGTGTTGTGTGGGCTTAACTCCAGGCCAATATATAAATGTTGGTGGTTAATAGGAAGAAAGAAAAAATGCCATGCTTGGCCCTGGTTGCCTGGGGCCCAACTCCGCCCCTGCATATTCGTGATCTCCGCCACCTCTGCCGTATCAGATTTGTTTGAAGTGCACTGTATTTGTTCAGATTTGTTTTTAGTAGTATGTGTGTATAACATATCTGCATCATCATCAATTTCTTTTCTCTTTTGATTGGTATGGACATATTGTTACATGTGCAGACGATATAAATATTGTACATTAGAATACATACGAGATAAGTTAAACCCATGCAGCAAGGAGACAGGACGATCCCGCCATAGACCACTTGCTACTGAAGTATTATGAACATGCATGCATCTGCATAGCCTTGCATGCGTACGTTGACATGGACACCATGCACGAGACTTATCTCATGCACATGCACATGCTTCCAGTTCCATCGATCTATGTGGTGTGTATCATTCATTGTCCATTGCCGCCTAGATCTTCAAGTGCTTCAACCTATTCATCAAAATTGCAAGATTAACCCCAGCTTTCAAGTCCACACATAATTTGATAGTAAGGAACACGGTAAAGCCGGTCGTACCTGTCGGCCTCGTAGCCGGCGTTGTGGCCGGGGCCTGGGCAGGGGGAACGGTAGGCGGGGAAGGCCACCTTGCCGGCCTCGATGCGGGCGATGTCGTGGACGAGCAGCTCGTAGTAGCGTTTGACATCGTCGGCCGACTTGCCGCCACCAACGGCACGAGCGACGTTGTGCCAGCGGTCGGGCGTGTCCCGGTCATGCACTGCCAGTGCCTGCTCGAACAGCTTGTTCTGCTGCGGCGTCCATCCAGCCCTCCCGGCCGCGCTCATTGACAGCGACGCCATTGCTCGATCTACCTAGCTGCGATTGGGCTTATGATGTTGGTACCGTGAACTCGTTGGTTGCACAGGGCTGCTTCTGAGATGgatgaggaagaagggtgtgagAAGGGGTGCTACTTATAGCCGGCCAGACTAGACAATTCAGAGGAAGGATTCAGCTCTGTGGGGGCGGAGAAGATGGAGAATAATGGCCACCGCGAGAGGAGTGAGGAAGGGGGTCAGCTCGAGAAGGAACAAAATTTTCTGTCCCTTGGAAGTGGGGGATCTACCTTTCTATCTCCTCGGTGTAGTCCCGTCGCGAATCGGCTCGGCATCCTTCCTCGACCTCCTCCTGCTCAAAGATTCAAAGTAAAAAATGTAAATATATATATGTGTCTATATACAAGCATATACGTTCTCATAGTTTTAATTTAAGACATGTGCATATTCATATGCAATATGGAGAGGCCGAAACAGGGTTCTCTTCTCTCATTTTGAAAAATGCAATCCATGGTTTACAGCTTGCATGTCTTGACTTCTTATCTACACCACAAAATATGGAAAAATGTTTTTTACTAGCATTCTGGTTCAACTAACTCCTTACGTGCGTGATGATCTTGGTTCTACCACCAACATATTTACTGGGGTTGCGTTGGGTTGTTACTCTCTTGAGTGTACCTTAAATGTTTCAGCTCCTTTTTTTCAATCTAAGTTCCCATTCTTTCTAACATTCACAGATAATAACATCGACTAAAAAAAATTAATCAATTATTTCTTTGTCAAGGAGCTAGCTATATAGTTAAGAGCATCTAATCGCTATCTACATATAGCTAGTTGCAAAGATTGGATTCCATCACCAAATTTCAGATGCTGTTGTCCATACGAACCAGGATATATCTTGCTTTTTGGATGGAAGAATCATACTATTTGGAAATCAAGCTCCAACTTCTTTGTGCATGATTCTTCTATGGCATTAAACATTGATTCGAAAAGAATTTTTTATTTTAGAGTCCAATGGAAAGAAAGAAACGCTTTCCGGTATTAAGTGACAAGAATTATCCACCATGTGTCGCGGCTCATCGATGTTAAATTGTCCTCTCGTTTAGACGATTCAGGAATGTTAAAGGGCAACCTTTCCTTGATACTAAGCTCAGTATATAGATAGGGGAAGGTAAATGTTAAGTTGACACCTAAATACATGTGTATTTATTATAAGTTTATAACTAAGACTTAATGGGCATATTTACCATTACAATAGTTACACTCCCTTAGCTTACTATGATAGCATACATTATTACCTTGTGATTTACAGTTGGAGGCTAAACATCAAAAATAGTATAGCCATGTACTTAGTTTCTAACAATATATGTGCATCATCAGGAATTGTACTAGCAAAAAATTCCTACAAATTAAGTCAGACAAACATGCTAAAAGCATCCATTTATGTGTGTTTTCAGTTAATTGTTCAAAATAGCAATATAGAGATTAGTAGTAGAAGAGCTAGTTACAAAATAAATTTAGCTTCGGTATTCACTTAAATATTATGTAACAACGGGCAATTCTACACGTATACATGCATTAACTTTGAGCCACATTTGGGATATTATATGTATAAATATGTAACCCCCAGTTGATTCAATCTATTGCAATTTTCTGCTATATTTCTCACATATTTATATTTCTTTCGCGCTAGAGTTGAATCAAACATATTTCTGAAAAACTATAGCAACAACTCGCAATAGATTGCCAAAGATGGTTAGCCGCAGGGAGCAGTGTAGTAGAGACCAAGGTGGACCTTTGCCTGCCCAATGTTGTAGTTCTCTTGGTTGGAACTAACTTTGTAAGAAATATCTTCCTGCTTAAAGAAACATAAGGTTCTGTAAACTATTCATGTTTTTGTCCAACATATATATTGTATGCAGTCACATTATGGGCAGGTAAATCGTCGTTTAACCTATTAAAATATTTATGTCCAAGTTAAACGCATGCAAAGACAACTATCTAGTGTAGAAAATATACGGAAGTGCGAGGATGTATAATTTGGCACTCTCTTCTGTCTTCTTTTGTACCTAACTTCAATATAATTTCAGATGGACCCTTTAGTATTGTGCTTATATTACTTTTGATTTGCAGGGTCTCGCCGGGTACCTGGCAATATTTCGAACGATGGAATTTGCTATAGTTGATTACCCTGTATCTATATGCACAAATAATTTCGGAACTGAACCCAAATGTTAGCACGTATAGAGAAATTTATAGGGATTCCAATCTGCAACTGTTGTGGATCGAAAGCCTCGATCCCCGGAGCAAATAGACCTAATGTGATCGATGAGCCTGATTCGATTtacttttttcttttatttctttagaGGAGATTCTCGCGCAAGTAGCAAGTAAATGTGAATCTTTAAAGGCAAGTTGGGGATCGATCCATGCGCGAGAAAAGTAAACAGTCGATGtatattcccgcaaaaaaaaaagtcgATGTATATACAAGTAACCCTCAATGTGTTTTGTACACACGCATAGTATACACATGCATCTCGTGAAGTGATTTATAACTAGCATTACACATGTGCATCCATATACATGTAGCTGTAGCAACAATATTAATTGATAGGCGCTAAACATCACACGCTTCAAGCTTTCAACACAGTGATTCTGCAACTAGCTTGCAGTGCTGGTCGATGGATCGACATGCAGCTACCACTACTGAAATTTTCACGTACGCCGGGTGTAATGCTCTTTGCCGAGTGCTAAAACACGGACACTCGGCAAACCAAACTTTGCCGAGTGTCACTTTCGGTAATGACTATGAAACTGGAGCAGAATGCACCCTTTGCCTAGAGACCTCTTGGTAAATGTGTACCAACCAGTAGAACCTGACACCTTTACCGAGAGGTCTCTCAGTAAATGATAATAACTTGTGGTGCCCCTGACAACTTTACCGAGAGGGCTCTCGGTAAAGGGAAAAGGATTGTCGAGGGTGGCTCTtggcaaagttggccctcggcctgcTCTCGTGGTCTCACATGTCAGGAGGTGACACGTGTCAGCCTCCTACTGGTTCCCTTTGGCGAGAGTtgctctcggcaaagttggccctcggcctgttgtcgtggtcccacatgtcaggaggtgACACATGCCAGCCTCCTACTGGTTCCCTTTGCCGAGAGTGGCTgtcggcaaagttggccctcggcctgttgtcgtggtcccacatgtcaggagatGACACGTGTCAGCCTCCTACTGGTTCCCTTTgtcgagagtggctctcggcaaagttggccaTCGGCCTGTTgtcgtggtcccacatgtcaggaggcgACATGTGT
Proteins encoded in this window:
- the LOC123182346 gene encoding protein RADIALIS-like 3 gives rise to the protein MASLSMSAAGRAGWTPQQNKLFEQALAVHDRDTPDRWHNVARAVGGGKSADDVKRYYELLVHDIARIEAGKVAFPAYRSPCPGPGHNAGYEADRLKHLKI